A DNA window from Bradyrhizobium barranii subsp. barranii contains the following coding sequences:
- a CDS encoding DinB family protein yields MSIVQSYRAFAHNNAWANHRLLRACAELSQGEFEVERTGFFPSLLRTLNHIYVVDLFYVDALEGGWLGPKAWEDPIPFPALAGLSEAQASMDRRFIGVCDALTPASLNEDVRINRDPSVQIERRDRLLMHLIQHQIHHRGQAHTMLSGTRIKPPQLDEFFSTAEAPLRASEFAYLGWTEETVWGPPN; encoded by the coding sequence ATGTCGATCGTTCAAAGCTATCGCGCCTTCGCCCACAACAATGCCTGGGCGAACCACCGGTTGCTCCGCGCGTGCGCCGAGCTGAGCCAAGGCGAATTTGAGGTCGAGCGGACGGGCTTCTTCCCGAGCTTGCTGCGGACGTTGAACCACATTTATGTCGTCGACCTCTTTTACGTCGATGCGCTCGAGGGCGGATGGCTTGGGCCGAAGGCCTGGGAGGATCCGATCCCATTTCCAGCTCTCGCAGGGCTCTCGGAAGCTCAAGCATCGATGGACCGGCGCTTCATCGGCGTCTGCGATGCTCTGACACCCGCCTCCTTGAACGAAGACGTGCGGATCAATCGAGATCCCAGTGTCCAGATAGAGCGACGCGACCGGCTGCTGATGCATCTCATTCAGCATCAAATTCACCACCGTGGGCAGGCGCATACGATGTTATCGGGAACACGCATCAAGCCGCCGCAGCTCGACGAGTTCTTTTCAACCGCCGAAGCGCCGTTGAGGGCATCCGAGTTTGCCTATCTGGGCTGGACGGAGGAAACCGTTTGGGGGCCGCCCAACTGA
- a CDS encoding LysR family transcriptional regulator — translation MVFRVVLEERHVARAAARLNLTPSAVSHALGRLRLVLNDPLFLRTPKGVVPTERALELDHPIAEIIARVEQLVGSARPFDPAKSHRRFTIGAPDAVLASTTGQLLGSIASRAPHIDIGLIHVMPAPRGGAIGEPWHECLEMLERRELDVAMLPLPAVSPRFEARRLYDEEFVLAMRKGHAFARAPTPAAFSQAQHLLVSLSGEPRGFVDEMLAKRGLERRIALTVPNFMMALVQLAGSELIAALPRRLVQQHAGHFGLMFVELPFARKPDTICAIATKAAMKDAGVAWLMEVVFASVGAGRNRNR, via the coding sequence GTGGTCTTCCGCGTGGTCCTGGAAGAACGCCATGTCGCGCGCGCGGCCGCGCGACTGAACCTGACGCCGTCCGCTGTCAGCCACGCGCTTGGCCGGCTGCGCCTTGTTTTGAACGACCCGCTGTTCCTGCGAACGCCGAAGGGCGTCGTTCCAACAGAGCGGGCCCTGGAGCTCGACCACCCGATCGCTGAAATCATCGCACGCGTCGAACAACTGGTTGGCTCGGCTAGACCATTCGACCCTGCAAAAAGCCATCGCCGGTTTACGATCGGCGCGCCCGATGCTGTTCTCGCCTCAACAACGGGGCAGCTACTCGGTTCGATCGCGAGTAGGGCGCCCCACATCGACATCGGATTGATCCATGTGATGCCCGCGCCCCGCGGCGGCGCGATCGGCGAACCCTGGCACGAGTGCCTCGAGATGCTCGAAAGACGAGAGCTGGACGTCGCGATGCTGCCGCTGCCGGCGGTATCGCCGCGTTTCGAGGCGCGCAGGCTCTACGACGAGGAATTCGTGCTGGCCATGCGCAAGGGACACGCCTTCGCCAGAGCTCCGACACCCGCGGCATTCTCGCAAGCGCAGCATCTGCTGGTGTCTCTCAGCGGCGAGCCGCGCGGCTTCGTCGATGAGATGTTGGCAAAGCGCGGTCTCGAGCGCCGCATTGCCTTGACTGTCCCGAACTTTATGATGGCGCTCGTCCAGCTTGCAGGGTCCGAACTGATCGCCGCATTGCCGCGGCGTCTGGTGCAGCAGCACGCCGGGCATTTCGGATTGATGTTCGTCGAGCTGCCTTTCGCCCGTAAACCGGATACGATCTGCGCCATCGCAACCAAGGCTGCGATGAAGGACGCCGGTGTTGCATGGCTGATGGAGGTTGTCTTCGCCTCGGTCGGAGCAGGTCGGAACCGCAATCGGTAG
- a CDS encoding Cif family virulence factor — MIRRSKGVSKGHGSPDNQDSPHRMSRRSMMMAAAAIPASGQLPANAAAGDDATAGLIKLAGEKNAAFMRGDMGRWSQLVRIAPDFTLMQPFGGPASFGFDSSTKRLADLAQYFRNGETGLEVLQTYASNGLVALVMIERQRAEVGGLHAQDWSLRVTEIYRKDSTDWQLVHRHADPLVRRISLQQAAILARGWAE, encoded by the coding sequence ATGATCAGAAGGTCGAAAGGGGTGAGCAAAGGCCATGGCTCGCCGGACAACCAGGACTCGCCGCACAGAATGTCGAGGCGCTCGATGATGATGGCGGCGGCGGCAATTCCTGCTTCCGGTCAGCTTCCGGCCAATGCAGCCGCCGGGGACGACGCGACAGCCGGTCTCATCAAGCTCGCCGGCGAGAAGAATGCCGCTTTCATGCGTGGCGACATGGGCCGCTGGTCGCAGCTGGTCCGAATTGCCCCGGATTTCACGCTGATGCAGCCCTTCGGTGGCCCTGCCAGCTTCGGATTCGACAGCAGCACAAAACGGCTGGCTGACCTGGCGCAATATTTCAGGAACGGGGAAACCGGACTGGAGGTCTTGCAGACCTATGCCTCGAACGGGCTCGTTGCGCTCGTCATGATCGAACGCCAGCGCGCGGAGGTCGGCGGCCTGCATGCCCAGGACTGGTCGCTGCGCGTCACGGAGATCTATCGCAAGGACAGCACGGACTGGCAGCTGGTACACCGCCATGCAGATCCGCTGGTCCGGCGCATTTCCTTGCAGCAAGCGGCGATCCTCGCCCGAGGCTGGGCGGAGTAA
- a CDS encoding TonB-dependent receptor, translating to MGKPLWFKRRLLIASVSTGLVSGLVLAGPAAAAQDEETNVQNLPAVEITAPPPSAVRRSAPTRPVARVGAPASAAPKTRLYVYPTSPGTGRGLDVDKVPSAINAVDASQIRRTASPDIAIALQQYVPGLSINEVTGNPFQPDVQFRGFVASPLAGTPQGLAVYQNGVRINEAFSDTVNWDLIPTAAIRSALVVTNNPAYGLNALGGAIDLQMKNGFNYQGAEIDIMGGSFGRIQGSAQWGKQVDNNWSVYGALEGVHDNGFRNFSQSDVRRFYGDVGYRFEGNEFHLNGGVANNSLAGPSTVPAELLQQYWGATYTTPQTISNKVGYLNLTGKVDATPTWTFEGTAHVRSFKQSTVDGNPTDAQACADPTLLCFGNDTVPAFGLNGVQLANTFAPDAILSEIDRTSTKSITFGVSGQATNTDQLFGHENRFVVGASYDVSSTRFTGSAELGTIGTNYVVTGSGIFLGPSGDPTSVGPVSLRTVNQYHGLYALDTFNVDDRFAVTAGGRFNAARVTLMDQLGTALNGDHTYDRFNPIIGGTYKITSEVTAYAGYSEANRVPTPLELGCADPARPCIIGQFLIADPPLQQVVSKTFEAGFRGTKELNIGSLGWKIGAYRATNYDDILATPIPGLTGFGFFQNVGRTRRQGIEAEVSLKSNVLQFQASYAFLDARFLDALTLGSESPFADAGNIQVLPGNHIPRLPSHLIKASIEYAVTDVWKVGGDALFVSSQYFVGDESNQFPKLPSYAVFNLHTSYQITKNLQIYGRVANIFDNRYSTLGTFFDREALPNFTNGGAEFNDPRSLSPARPRAFYAGMRMTF from the coding sequence ATGGGCAAGCCTCTTTGGTTCAAGCGTCGTTTGTTGATAGCCTCGGTGTCGACGGGGCTGGTGTCGGGCTTGGTCCTTGCAGGCCCCGCCGCAGCCGCGCAGGATGAGGAAACCAACGTCCAGAATCTGCCGGCGGTCGAGATCACGGCACCACCGCCGTCGGCCGTGAGGCGCAGTGCGCCAACGCGGCCGGTCGCACGGGTAGGGGCGCCGGCGTCCGCCGCTCCGAAGACACGCCTTTACGTCTACCCGACCTCACCGGGCACCGGCCGAGGTCTCGATGTCGACAAGGTGCCGTCCGCGATCAATGCGGTTGATGCCAGCCAGATCAGGCGTACCGCCTCGCCGGATATCGCCATTGCCCTGCAGCAGTACGTGCCTGGTCTCAGCATCAATGAAGTGACCGGCAATCCATTCCAGCCCGATGTGCAGTTTCGCGGCTTCGTCGCTTCACCTCTGGCCGGCACGCCGCAGGGCCTCGCCGTCTACCAGAACGGCGTACGCATCAACGAGGCGTTTTCCGACACTGTTAATTGGGATCTGATCCCGACGGCCGCGATCCGATCGGCGCTGGTCGTAACTAACAATCCGGCATACGGCCTCAATGCCCTCGGCGGTGCCATCGATCTGCAGATGAAGAACGGCTTCAACTATCAAGGGGCCGAAATCGACATCATGGGCGGCTCATTCGGCCGCATCCAGGGCTCTGCACAATGGGGCAAGCAGGTCGACAATAATTGGTCGGTCTACGGAGCGCTCGAAGGCGTTCACGACAATGGTTTCCGCAATTTCTCGCAATCGGATGTCCGGCGGTTCTATGGCGATGTCGGGTATCGCTTTGAAGGCAACGAGTTTCACCTCAATGGCGGCGTCGCCAACAATTCCCTGGCAGGACCCAGCACTGTTCCGGCCGAATTGCTCCAGCAATATTGGGGGGCGACCTACACAACGCCGCAAACCATCTCCAACAAGGTCGGCTATCTCAACCTGACCGGCAAGGTGGATGCGACGCCGACCTGGACCTTTGAGGGCACGGCGCATGTGCGGAGCTTCAAACAGAGCACCGTGGATGGAAACCCGACCGACGCCCAGGCATGTGCCGATCCAACGCTCCTGTGCTTTGGCAATGATACGGTCCCGGCCTTTGGCCTGAATGGCGTTCAGCTCGCCAATACCTTTGCGCCAGACGCCATCCTCAGCGAGATCGATCGCACCAGCACGAAATCGATCACGTTTGGCGTATCCGGTCAGGCAACCAACACCGACCAGCTGTTCGGTCATGAGAACCGCTTCGTAGTTGGCGCGAGCTATGATGTCAGCAGCACGCGCTTCACCGGCAGCGCTGAATTAGGAACCATAGGCACGAACTATGTCGTCACGGGCAGCGGCATATTCCTGGGTCCCTCCGGTGACCCGACATCGGTTGGTCCCGTGTCGCTTCGCACCGTCAACCAATATCACGGGCTCTATGCGCTCGACACGTTCAACGTGGACGATCGCTTTGCGGTGACGGCAGGCGGGCGATTCAATGCGGCCCGTGTCACGCTGATGGACCAGCTCGGCACCGCACTCAATGGCGATCATACCTATGATCGGTTCAATCCGATCATCGGCGGCACCTACAAGATCACCTCTGAAGTGACTGCCTATGCCGGCTATTCCGAAGCCAACCGGGTGCCCACGCCACTCGAGCTCGGCTGCGCCGATCCGGCGAGGCCGTGCATCATCGGGCAGTTTCTGATCGCTGACCCCCCACTGCAGCAAGTTGTATCCAAGACCTTCGAAGCGGGCTTCCGCGGCACCAAGGAATTGAACATCGGCTCCCTCGGATGGAAAATCGGTGCCTACCGTGCCACCAACTACGACGACATCCTCGCGACCCCGATTCCCGGCCTGACGGGCTTCGGCTTTTTCCAGAACGTCGGCCGGACGCGCAGGCAGGGTATCGAAGCCGAGGTGAGCCTGAAGTCGAATGTGCTTCAGTTCCAGGCGAGCTATGCGTTCCTGGACGCGCGCTTCCTCGACGCGCTGACGCTTGGATCAGAGAGCCCGTTCGCCGACGCCGGCAACATCCAGGTCTTGCCGGGCAATCACATTCCGCGCCTCCCTAGCCACCTTATTAAGGCAAGCATCGAATATGCGGTTACCGATGTCTGGAAGGTCGGGGGTGACGCGCTCTTTGTCTCGAGCCAGTATTTCGTCGGCGATGAGTCCAACCAGTTTCCGAAGCTGCCGTCCTACGCGGTGTTCAATCTCCACACCTCCTACCAGATCACCAAGAACCTGCAGATTTACGGTCGCGTTGCCAACATCTTCGACAACCGCTACTCGACCCTTGGCACCTTCTTCGACAGGGAAGCCTTGCCCAACTTCACCAATGGCGGTGCGGAATTTAACGACCCGCGATCGCTGAGCCCGGCAAGGCCCCGTGCGTTCTATGCGGGCATGCGGATGACGTTCTGA
- a CDS encoding histidine kinase, whose protein sequence is MWQNLSLRARINLLLALLLALGLAVNIGRQVAEAGPRVQAEDQSVIRLAREFIEMIVADLNEAPDPDARLNQIARDLSRLRHVSIALQDAGGNPLTPPRPSDDDARGPPAWFVSLVHPEQTAVSVPVSVHGKPGSLVITAHPDDEIAEIWDAIVTQLEVGSVIALALFLVMMTVVGRALAPLQSLAQTMTAIEGGHYDARATPGGAPELAAICGKLNHLAAALGEAVEEKRLLAERAVSLQDVERKEIARELHDEFGPYLFSLRAHASALAKLADGRAPNADSVRKHGSALLEQINQLQQFTRRVLERLRPVGLAELGLRQALESLSRLWREAHPDVAIETVISATLGVTGETADLTIYRIVQEALTNVFRHAGATSVNVVIEPVEQAGGRGYARVRVSDNGRGMEPGQKLGFGLVGMRERILALGGTLNVVSNDGGLTVEALVPTAAS, encoded by the coding sequence ATGTGGCAAAATCTATCGTTGCGCGCGCGCATCAACCTTCTGCTGGCGCTGCTGCTGGCGCTGGGGCTCGCCGTCAATATCGGCCGCCAGGTCGCGGAAGCCGGGCCTCGCGTGCAGGCCGAGGACCAGAGCGTGATCCGGCTCGCGCGCGAATTCATCGAAATGATCGTTGCGGATCTGAACGAGGCGCCCGATCCGGATGCCAGGCTGAACCAGATCGCGCGCGATCTGAGCCGCCTGCGCCATGTCAGCATCGCGCTTCAGGACGCCGGCGGTAACCCGCTGACGCCGCCCCGGCCTTCCGACGACGACGCGCGTGGACCGCCGGCCTGGTTCGTCAGCCTGGTTCATCCCGAGCAGACCGCGGTGAGCGTGCCGGTCTCGGTCCATGGCAAGCCGGGCTCGCTGGTGATCACTGCGCATCCCGACGACGAGATCGCCGAGATATGGGACGCCATCGTGACCCAGCTCGAGGTCGGCTCGGTGATCGCGCTCGCGCTGTTCCTGGTAATGATGACGGTGGTCGGCCGCGCGCTTGCGCCGCTGCAGTCGTTGGCGCAGACGATGACCGCGATCGAGGGCGGGCATTATGACGCGCGCGCCACGCCGGGCGGTGCGCCCGAGCTGGCCGCGATCTGCGGCAAGCTCAATCATCTCGCGGCGGCGCTCGGCGAGGCGGTGGAGGAAAAGCGGCTTTTGGCCGAGCGCGCGGTGTCGCTCCAGGACGTCGAGCGCAAGGAGATCGCGCGCGAGCTGCACGACGAATTCGGGCCGTATCTGTTCTCGCTGCGCGCGCATGCGAGCGCGCTGGCGAAGCTCGCGGACGGGCGCGCGCCGAATGCCGACTCGGTCCGGAAGCACGGCAGCGCCTTGCTGGAGCAGATCAACCAGCTCCAGCAGTTCACCCGCCGCGTGCTGGAGCGGCTCCGGCCCGTCGGCCTTGCCGAGCTCGGCCTGCGCCAGGCGCTGGAATCGCTCTCGCGGCTGTGGCGGGAGGCGCATCCCGACGTCGCGATCGAAACCGTGATCTCCGCCACGCTCGGGGTCACCGGCGAGACGGCCGACCTCACCATCTACCGCATCGTGCAGGAGGCGCTCACCAACGTGTTCCGCCACGCCGGCGCGACGTCGGTCAATGTCGTGATCGAGCCCGTCGAGCAGGCCGGAGGCCGCGGCTATGCGCGCGTGCGGGTCAGCGACAACGGCCGCGGCATGGAGCCGGGCCAGAAGCTCGGCTTCGGCCTCGTCGGCATGCGCGAGCGCATTCTGGCGCTGGGCGGCACGCTCAACGTCGTCTCCAACGACGGCGGCTTGACCGTGGAGGCGCTGGTTCCGACGGCGGCGTCCTGA
- a CDS encoding response regulator, which produces MRILIVDDHPIVASGCRAVLADEGEIEILEAADAEDGECVFIVERPDLCIIDINLPTVSGFELARRILERAPEARIIMFSMNDDPAFAARAIECGAKGYVSKTGDPDDLVEAIRAVGGGGTYLPTAIARSIAFAGPTLAQSPLSKLNAREMEILRLLSAGKSLSEIAWLVQSSYKTVANTSSIMRQKLGVKTSVELVRLAIDSGVA; this is translated from the coding sequence ATGCGCATTCTGATCGTCGACGATCATCCCATTGTCGCCTCCGGCTGCCGTGCCGTGCTGGCCGACGAGGGCGAGATCGAGATTTTGGAGGCCGCCGACGCCGAGGACGGCGAATGCGTCTTCATTGTCGAGCGCCCCGACCTCTGCATCATCGACATCAACCTGCCGACCGTCTCCGGCTTCGAGCTCGCGCGCCGCATCCTCGAACGCGCGCCCGAGGCCCGCATCATCATGTTCAGCATGAATGACGACCCTGCATTCGCCGCGCGCGCGATCGAGTGCGGGGCCAAGGGCTACGTCTCCAAGACCGGCGACCCCGACGACCTCGTCGAGGCGATCCGCGCCGTCGGGGGCGGCGGCACCTATCTGCCCACCGCGATCGCGCGCAGCATCGCGTTTGCAGGACCGACGCTAGCACAAAGCCCGCTGTCGAAGCTGAACGCGCGCGAGATGGAAATCCTGCGGCTCCTCAGCGCCGGAAAGAGCCTGTCCGAGATCGCGTGGCTGGTGCAGTCGTCCTACAAGACTGTCGCCAACACCTCCTCGATCATGCGACAGAAGCTCGGCGTGAAGACCTCGGTCGAGCTGGTGCGGCTGGCGATTGACAGCGGCGTCGCCTGA
- the fghA gene encoding S-formylglutathione hydrolase: protein MTIQTVSTNTSYGGVQGVYRHASQATGTDMVFSVYVPPHAAGAKLPVVWYLSGLTCTHANVTEKGEFRKACAELGLIFVAPDTSPRGPDVPGDANNAYDFGLGAGFYVDATQEPFARNYRMWSYVTDELPKLVAENFPVDAKRQSVMGHSMGGHGALTVALRNPHRYRAASAFAPIVAPSLVPWGIKALTGYLGPNKETWRNHDTVALIEDGAKYSGFLVDVGEADNFLKEQLRPELLEAACTKAGIPLTLRRQAGYDHSYYFISTFMGDHLHWHAERLKG, encoded by the coding sequence ATGACGATCCAGACTGTCTCGACCAACACTTCCTATGGCGGCGTGCAGGGCGTGTACCGCCATGCCAGCCAGGCGACCGGAACCGACATGGTGTTCTCGGTCTATGTTCCCCCGCATGCTGCCGGCGCAAAGCTGCCCGTGGTCTGGTATCTCTCCGGCCTCACCTGCACGCATGCCAACGTCACCGAAAAGGGCGAATTCCGCAAAGCCTGCGCCGAGCTCGGCCTGATCTTCGTCGCGCCGGACACCAGCCCGCGCGGGCCCGACGTGCCGGGCGACGCCAACAATGCCTATGATTTCGGCCTCGGCGCCGGCTTCTATGTCGACGCGACGCAGGAGCCGTTTGCGCGCAACTATCGCATGTGGAGCTATGTCACCGACGAGCTGCCCAAGCTCGTGGCGGAGAATTTTCCGGTCGACGCCAAGCGGCAATCGGTGATGGGCCATTCGATGGGCGGCCACGGCGCGCTGACGGTCGCGCTGCGCAATCCGCACCGCTATCGCGCGGCAAGCGCGTTCGCGCCGATCGTGGCGCCCTCGCTCGTGCCCTGGGGCATCAAGGCGCTGACCGGCTATCTCGGACCGAACAAGGAGACCTGGCGCAACCACGACACCGTGGCGCTGATCGAGGACGGCGCGAAATATTCCGGCTTCCTCGTCGACGTCGGCGAGGCCGACAATTTCCTGAAAGAACAGCTCAGGCCCGAGCTGCTCGAGGCCGCCTGCACCAAGGCGGGCATCCCGCTGACGCTGCGGCGGCAGGCGGGATATGACCACAGCTATTATTTCATCTCGACGTTCATGGGCGATCATCTGCACTGGCATGCGGAAAGATTGAAGGGGTGA
- a CDS encoding DUF3280 domain-containing protein, which translates to MTDLARLATPHFAPARARPGITIMRALICFSALLLTGSVALADPPRLAVFDFELIDTSLPGEFYGSRPEEARLERIGEQLRKELALSGRFQLLDIAPVRDAARHANLQACGGCDLKLAGQLGADLEITGMVQKVSNLIINLNIYLRDVKTGNMITVASADMRGNTDESWSRTMSYLIRNRLLAPNYGKPE; encoded by the coding sequence ATGACCGATTTGGCCCGGCTTGCAACCCCGCATTTCGCCCCCGCGCGCGCGAGGCCGGGAATCACGATCATGCGAGCGCTGATCTGTTTCTCAGCTTTGCTGTTGACGGGGTCGGTCGCGTTGGCCGATCCGCCAAGGCTCGCGGTGTTCGATTTCGAGCTGATCGACACCAGCCTTCCCGGCGAGTTCTACGGCTCCAGGCCGGAAGAGGCGCGGCTCGAGCGCATCGGCGAGCAGCTGCGCAAGGAACTGGCGCTGTCGGGAAGGTTCCAGCTGCTCGACATCGCACCGGTCAGGGATGCCGCCCGTCACGCCAATTTGCAGGCCTGCGGCGGCTGCGACCTCAAGCTTGCTGGCCAGCTTGGCGCCGACCTCGAGATCACCGGCATGGTGCAGAAGGTCTCGAACCTGATCATCAATCTGAACATCTATTTGCGCGACGTGAAGACCGGCAACATGATCACCGTCGCCAGCGCCGACATGCGCGGCAACACGGACGAATCGTGGTCGCGCACGATGAGCTATCTGATCCGCAATCGATTGCTGGCGCCGAATTACGGGAAGCCGGAGTAG
- a CDS encoding ABC transporter substrate-binding protein, whose amino-acid sequence MIRWLVGLIGLGLAATSALAADPVQIGVGYLGVAGTRSTLSLVEQPAENDGVAGARLAIEDNNTTGKFLNQRFTLEERRIKEGEDPVEAAAALAEKNGFIIADLPADALLKVSDALRERGTLLFNAGAIDERLREADCRANVIHTAPTRAMLADALGQYLVWKQWKRWVLVVGSHDEDKLFADALRRTATRFGAKIVQEKTFEDKGGARRTDSGVTLIQRQMPVFTQQLPAYDVLVAADESEVFGAYLPYRTWDPRPVAGSAGLVPRSWDAAQDQWGAIQMQNRFIKLNSRRMTALDMQAWTAVRMIGEATSRTNSGDVKKVTDFIKGPDFSVAAFKGTRLTLRDWNLQLRQPILLVDGRMVVSVSPQEGFLHQVSELDTLGYDRPESKCKLK is encoded by the coding sequence ATGATCCGATGGTTGGTCGGCCTGATCGGCCTTGGTCTTGCCGCAACGAGCGCGCTCGCGGCCGACCCGGTCCAGATCGGCGTCGGCTATCTCGGCGTCGCCGGCACCAGATCGACGCTGTCGCTGGTCGAGCAGCCCGCGGAGAATGACGGCGTCGCTGGCGCGCGCCTCGCTATCGAGGACAACAACACCACGGGAAAATTCCTCAACCAGCGTTTCACGCTGGAGGAGCGCCGCATCAAGGAAGGCGAAGATCCGGTTGAGGCTGCGGCTGCGCTCGCCGAGAAAAACGGCTTCATCATCGCCGACCTGCCGGCCGACGCGCTGTTGAAGGTCTCGGACGCCCTGCGAGAGCGCGGCACGCTGCTGTTCAACGCCGGCGCGATCGACGAGCGCCTGCGCGAGGCCGATTGCCGCGCCAATGTCATCCACACCGCCCCGACGCGCGCGATGCTGGCCGATGCGCTCGGCCAATATCTGGTGTGGAAGCAGTGGAAGCGCTGGGTGCTCGTGGTCGGCTCGCATGACGAGGACAAGCTTTTTGCAGACGCGCTCCGGCGTACCGCCACGCGGTTCGGCGCCAAGATCGTGCAAGAGAAGACCTTCGAGGACAAGGGCGGCGCGCGCCGCACCGATAGCGGTGTCACGCTGATCCAACGCCAGATGCCGGTGTTCACGCAACAGTTGCCGGCCTATGACGTGCTGGTCGCCGCCGACGAGAGCGAAGTGTTCGGCGCCTATCTGCCCTATCGCACCTGGGATCCGCGCCCCGTCGCTGGCTCGGCCGGCCTCGTGCCGCGCAGCTGGGACGCGGCGCAGGACCAGTGGGGCGCGATCCAGATGCAGAACCGCTTCATCAAGCTGAATTCGCGGCGCATGACCGCGCTCGACATGCAGGCCTGGACCGCTGTCCGCATGATCGGCGAGGCGACCTCGCGCACCAATTCCGGCGACGTCAAGAAGGTCACCGACTTCATCAAGGGGCCGGATTTTTCGGTCGCTGCCTTCAAGGGCACAAGACTGACCCTGCGCGACTGGAACCTGCAGCTGCGCCAGCCGATCCTGCTGGTCGACGGCCGGATGGTGGTGTCGGTGTCGCCGCAGGAGGGATTTCTGCACCAGGTCTCCGAGCTCGACACGCTCGGCTACGACCGCCCGGAGAGCAAATGCAAGCTGAAATGA
- a CDS encoding YVTN family beta-propeller repeat protein produces MLRMWRVGLLSGLALAAAPAHAFIAYVSNEKSNTVSVIDTDSWTVTKTIKVGQRPRGIDFTRDGKFVMVAVGDDDTIQVIDAKTQAIVDSLPSGPDPELFAQDAAGKILYVANENDNTVTVIDLEKRARLGDIQVGVEPEGMTISPDGKTLINTSETTNMAHFIDTSSRQIVANVLVDARPRFAEFKHDSSELWVSSEIGGTVSIIDPKKHEVTGKVTFEIPGLRKEAIQPVGIGMTRDDKTAFVALGPANRVAVVDVASRKVTKYLLVGQRVWHMAFTPDEKYLLTTNGVSNDVSVIDVAAQKVIKTIQVGELPWGITISP; encoded by the coding sequence ATGTTGCGCATGTGGCGTGTGGGGTTGCTGTCCGGACTGGCGCTTGCGGCCGCGCCCGCGCATGCCTTCATCGCCTACGTCTCGAACGAGAAGAGCAACACGGTCTCGGTGATCGACACCGACAGCTGGACCGTGACCAAGACCATCAAGGTCGGCCAGCGCCCGCGCGGCATCGACTTCACGCGCGACGGCAAGTTCGTGATGGTCGCGGTCGGCGACGACGACACCATCCAGGTGATCGATGCGAAGACGCAAGCGATCGTGGACAGCCTGCCCTCCGGGCCCGACCCGGAATTGTTCGCGCAGGATGCCGCCGGAAAAATCCTCTATGTCGCCAACGAGAACGACAACACGGTGACCGTGATCGATCTGGAGAAGCGCGCGCGGCTCGGCGACATCCAGGTCGGCGTCGAGCCCGAGGGCATGACGATCAGCCCCGACGGCAAGACACTGATCAACACGTCCGAGACGACCAACATGGCGCATTTCATCGACACCTCGTCGCGCCAGATCGTCGCCAACGTGCTGGTCGACGCGCGGCCGCGCTTTGCCGAATTCAAGCATGACAGTTCAGAGCTGTGGGTGTCCTCGGAGATCGGCGGCACGGTCTCGATCATCGATCCCAAAAAGCACGAGGTGACCGGCAAGGTCACGTTCGAGATTCCGGGATTGCGGAAAGAGGCGATCCAGCCGGTCGGCATCGGCATGACCAGGGACGACAAGACCGCCTTCGTCGCGCTCGGCCCCGCCAACCGCGTCGCCGTGGTCGACGTCGCCTCGCGCAAGGTGACGAAATATTTGCTGGTGGGACAGCGGGTCTGGCACATGGCGTTCACGCCGGACGAGAAATACCTGCTCACCACCAACGGCGTGTCGAACGACGTCTCGGTCATCGACGTCGCCGCGCAAAAGGTGATCAAGACCATTCAGGTGGGCGAACTGCCCTGGGGCATTACGATCTCGCCATGA